The proteins below are encoded in one region of Chroicocephalus ridibundus chromosome 9, bChrRid1.1, whole genome shotgun sequence:
- the USP8 gene encoding ubiquitin carboxyl-terminal hydrolase 8 isoform X2: MPAVASVPKELYLCTSLKDLNKKTEIKPEKTSTKSYVQSALKIFKAAEESRLDRDEEKAYILYMKYVTVYNFIKKRPDFKQQQDYFHSILGPTNLKKAIEEAERLSDSLKLRYEEAEVRKKLEERDRQELQKKQEPKDDGKSSAKNSSESAVDSKGKSQRINGERKHSLERKDPSDSLSGAVTAEKLFAMMSDKNIELIIMDARRLKDYQESCIPRSVSVPEEAISPGVTASWIEARLPEDSRDPWKRRGHFDYVILLDWFSSAEDLKLGTTLQSLKDALFKWESKTILQNEPLILEGGYENWLLCFPQYTTNAKVTPPQHSRSEAVTVSLDFTYPSLEEPAPLPPVVAVKPSPTEAIENEETGDNLEERLKSLNRPNVQDAAVPKPDSSIVVNPVSITRSIPEVDRTKKPSLKIPDDNRPKPESTVSDSQPVENGRIVPDRSTKPLCDTKSILTEEEKSRVHAETAALLEKNRREKELRERQQEEQKEKLKREKEQEEQKAKEEQKEKEHKEKLQQSKEDREQKERDEQIKRDQEQKEQDRARKEGIEAKKQNKNELESTGAKRIEIDRVSVEEREKGTRTPETQRRALGDTSQTFVTVPGKSQREPLMRARSEEMGRIIPGLPAGWAKFLDPITGTFRYYHSPTNTVHMYPPEMAPSSTPPSTPPTHKPKPQVTVEREREHSKLKRSYSSPDITQAIQEEEKKRIPVTPAVNRDNKPVCYTKAEISRLSASQIRNLNPVFGGSGPALTGLRNLGNTCYMNSILQCLCNAPHLADYFNRNLYQDDINRSNFLGHKGEVAEEFGVIMKALWTGQYKYISPKDFKITIGKINDQFAGYSQQDSQELLLFLMDGLHEDLNKADNRKRYKEENNDHLDDFRAAELAWHKHKQLNESIIVALFQGQFKSTVQCLTCHKKSRTFEAFMYLSLPLASTSKCTLQECLRLFSKEEKLTDNNRFYCSHCKTRRDSLKKIEIWKLPPVLLVHLKRFSYDGRWKQKLQTSVDFPLETLDLSQYVIGPKNNLKRYNLFSVSNHYGGLDGGHYTAYCKNASKQRWFKFDDHEVSEISSSSVKSSAAYILFYTSYEQRAVEMAT; this comes from the exons GATTATTTTCATTCAATTCTTGGAcctacaaatttaaaaaaagctattgaaGAAGCTGAAAGACTCTCAGACAGCCTTAAACTCAG ATATGAGGAAGCTGAAGTTCGTAAAAAACttgaagagagagacagacaagagctgcagaaaaagcaagaaCCAAAAGATGATGGAAAGAGTTCAGCCAAAAACTCCTCAGAAAGTGCTGTGGATTCCAAAGGAAAAAGCCAAAGG ATTAATGGTGAGAGGAAGCATTCACTGGAAAGAAAGGATCCGTCTGACAGTCTGAGTG GAGCAGTCACAGCTGAGAAACTGTTTGCAATGATGTCGGACAAAAATATTGAATTGATTATTATGGATGCTCGAAGATTGAAGGATTATCAGGAATCCTGTATTCCAAGATCTGTCAGCGTTCCAGAAGAAGCTATCAGTCCTGG AGTTACTGCTAGTTGGATCGAAGCTAGACTTCCAGAGGATTCCAGAGATCCATGGAAGAGGAGGGGACACTTTGATTACGTTATACTGCTAGACTGGTTTAGTTCTGCTGAAGACTTAAAACTAGGAACAACTCTTCAGAGCCTGAAAGATGCGCTTTTTAAG tggGAAAGCAAAACTATACTGCAGAATGAACCTTTAATTCTAGAAGGAGGTTATGAAAACTGGCTCCTTTGTTTTCCCCAGTATACAACAAATGCTAAAGTAACTCCACCCCAGCATAGCAGGAGTGAAGCAGTGACTGTTTCTT TGGATTTTACATATCCATCTCTGGAAGAGccagctcctcttccacctgTTGTTGCTGTAAAGCCATCTCCAACAGAAGCAattgaaaatgaagaaacaggagATAATTTGGAAGAGAGACTAAAATCACTTAACAGACCAAACGTACAGGACGCTGCTGTTCCAAAACCTGACAGTTCAATTGTAGTTAATCCAGTATCGATTACAAGAAGTATCCCTGAG GTTGATCGTACTAAAAAGCCTTCACTAAAAATCCCTGATGATAACAGACCAAAACCTGAAAGTACAGTCAGTGACAGCCAGCCTGTTGAGAATGGACGAATAGTTCCAGACCGGTCCACAAAGCCGTTATGTGATACAAAGAGCATtctgacagaagaagaaaaaagtcggGTACATGCAGAAACTGCTGCCCTATTAGAGAAAAACAGACGGGAAAAAGAACTTCGGGAGAGGCAacaagaagaacagaaagagaaactcaagcgagaaaaagaacaagaagaacaaaaagcaaaagaagaacagaaagaaaaggaacacaaaGAAAAGCTACAGCAATCCAAAGAGGACAGAGAACAGAAGGAGAGGGATGAGCAAATCAAAAGAGATCAGGAGCAAAAGGAACAAGACAGAGCACGCAAAGAAGGAAtagaagcaaaaaagcaaaataaaaatgaactagAAAGCACCGGTGCAAAAAGGATTGAGATTGACAGAGTATctgtggaagaaagagaaaagggaactCGAACACCGGAAACGCAGAGGCGTGCACTGGGTGACACATCTCAGACCTTTGTGACTGTTCCAGGCAAG TCTCAGCGGGAGCCATTAATGAGAGCGCGAAGTGAAGAAATGGGAAGGATAATACCAGGACTGCCTGCAGGCTGGGCGAAG tttctGGATCCAATCACTGGAACCTTTCGTTACTATCACTCGCCAACAAATACTGTTCATATGTATCCACCAGAAATGGCTCCTTCATCCACGCCTCCATCAACCCCTCCAACTCATAAACCCAAGCCACAGGTGACTGTTGAACGAGAAAGAGAACACTCCAAACTGAAGCGCTCCTACTCTTCCCCAGATATAACCCAAGCCattcaggaggaagagaagaaaagaatccCTGTAACTCCTGCAGTCAATCGTGACAATAA GCCAGTCTGTTACACTAAAGCAGAAATTTCAAGACTCTCTGCGTCACAAATTCGGAATCTTAATCCTGTGTTTGGGGGATCGGGACCAGCTCTTACAGGACTTCGTAATCTAGGGAACACCTGCTATATGAATTCCATACTCCAGTGTCTGTGCAATGCACCGCACCTGGCTGattattttaacagaaacttGTATCAAGATGATATTAACAG GTCAAATTTCCTGGGACATAAAGGTGAAGTGGCTGAAGAGTTTGGTGTAATAATGAAAGCTTTATGGACAGGACAGTATAAATATATCAGTccaaaagactttaaaattaCAATTGGGAAGATTAATGACCAATTTGCAGGATATAGCCAACAGGACTCCCAAGAATTGCTTCTCTTTCTAATGGACGGCTTGCATGAAGACCTAAATAAA GCTGACAACAGGaaaagatacaaggaagaaaacaatgatCATCTGGATGACTTCAGAGCAGCAGAACTGGCCTGGCACAAACACAAACAGCTCAACGAGTCCATTATTGTGGCACTCTTTCAAGGCCAGTTCAAGTCAACAGTGCAGTGTCTCACATGTCACAAGAAGTCCCGGACCTTTGAGGCTTTCATGTATTTGTCATTGCCGCTTGCATCCACTAGTAAATGTACACTGCAG GAATGCCTTAGGTTGTTCTCCAAAGAGGAAAAGCTCACTGATAACAATAGATTTTACTGTAGCCATTGCAAAACTCGGAGggattctttgaaaaaaatagaaatttggaAATTACCACCTGTTCTTCTTGTGCATTTGAAAAG ATTTTCCTATGATGGAAGATGGAAGCAAAAGCTTCAGACTTCTGTAGATTTCCCATTGGAAACTCTTGACCTTTCACAGTATGTTATTGGTCCAAAGAATAACTTGAAGAGATACAATCTGTTCTCCGTATCA AATCATTATGGCGGGTTGGATGGAGGACACTATACCGCCTACTGcaaaaatgcttcaaaacaaCGTTGGTTTAAGTTTGACGACCATGAAGTATCTGAGATCTCCTCATCATCTGTGAAATCCTCAGCTGCATATATTCTCTTTTACACTTCTTACGAACAGCGAGCAGTGGAGATGGCCACATAA
- the USP50 gene encoding LOW QUALITY PROTEIN: inactive ubiquitin carboxyl-terminal hydrolase 50 (The sequence of the model RefSeq protein was modified relative to this genomic sequence to represent the inferred CDS: deleted 1 base in 1 codon): protein MEETHSQCPGLTGLKNLGNTCYMNAILQCLCSVPQLVEYFLSGKHKAALHKENGQTVIAFGCLMSDMWLGEFDCVSPEVFHSALEKRYPAFRKKSQQDAQEFLICVLNELHEALKSSERRCVTNAKASRGSVGETSIITQLFEGQLSYEITCLECKSTTERPESFTVLSLPVPSKRACSLEDCLKCFFQQDTLTWNNQIHCSWCGTKQDAVVKGTITKAPQIIVFHLKRFEWRDKHKGKLSTTIRYPLSNLDLSPYAAPPFCRGAEYSLRAVVVSFAFPASICTALPRAADEAGASLDFIYVLYIYGFHPFFFFFLPAADIMQ, encoded by the exons ATGGAGGAGACGCACAGCCAGTGCCCAGGGCTCACCGGCCTGAAGAATCTGGGCAACACGTGCTACATGAACGCAATTTTGCAGTGCCTCTGCAGCGTGCCGCAACTTGTGGAATATTTCCTCTCAGGAAAGCACAAAGCAGCCCTACACAA ggagAATGGCCAGACTGTGATTGCCTTTGGCTGTTTGATGTCCGACATGTGGCTCGGAGAGTTTGACTGTGTTTCCCCGGAGGTTTTTCATTCAGCCCTTGAGAAGCGGTACCCAGCTTTTAGGAAGAAGAGTCAGCAGGACGCACAGGAGTTTCTGATCTGTGTGCTGAATGAGCTCCACGAGGCTCTCAAG TCAAGCGAAAGACGATGCGTAACCAATGCAAAAGCAAGCAGAGGGAGCGTCGGTGAAACATCTATTATCACACAGCTATTTGAGGGCCAGCTCAGTTACGAGATCACGTGTCTGGAATGCAAGAGCACCACCGAGAGACCCGAGAGCTTCACCGTTCTGTCCCTGCCCGTCCCTTCTAAGAGAGCGTGCTCTCTGGAG GACTGTCTCAAATGCTTCTTTCAGCAAGACACGCTGACTTGGAACAACCAAATCCACTGTTCCTGGTGTGGAACGAAACAAGATGCTGTAGTAAAGGGCACCATTACCAAGGCACCGCAGATCATTGTTTTTCACCTAAAGAG gtttgAATGGCGAGACAAACACAAAGGGAAACTCTCCACCACCATCCGCTATCCACTCAGCAACCTGGACCTCTCTCCTTACGCCGCCCCGCCTTTCTGCAGGGGGGCAGAGTACAGCCTGCGTGCTGTCGTGGtgagctttgcttttcctgcttccaTTTGTACTGCCCTGCCCCGTGCAGCTGATGAAGCCGGTGCTAGCTTGGACTTTATATATGTTTTGTATATATAtggttttcatcct tttttttttttttttttgcctgccgcGGACATAATGCAGTGA
- the USP8 gene encoding ubiquitin carboxyl-terminal hydrolase 8 isoform X1: protein MPAVASVPKELYLCTSLKDLNKKTEIKPEKTSTKSYVQSALKIFKAAEESRLDRDEEKAYILYMKYVTVYNFIKKRPDFKQQQDYFHSILGPTNLKKAIEEAERLSDSLKLRYEEAEVRKKLEERDRQELQKKQEPKDDGKSSAKNSSESAVDSKGKSQRINGERKHSLERKDPSDSLSGAVTAEKLFAMMSDKNIELIIMDARRLKDYQESCIPRSVSVPEEAISPGVTASWIEARLPEDSRDPWKRRGHFDYVILLDWFSSAEDLKLGTTLQSLKDALFKWESKTILQNEPLILEGGYENWLLCFPQYTTNAKVTPPQHSRSEAVTVSLDFTYPSLEEPAPLPPVVAVKPSPTEAIENEETGDNLEERLKSLNRPNVQDAAVPKPDSSIVVNPVSITRSIPEVDRTKKPSLKIPDDNRPKPESTVSDSQPVENGRIVPDRSTKPLCDTKSILTEEEKSRVHAETAALLEKNRREKELRERQQEEQKEKLKREKEQEEQKAKEEQKEKEHKEKLQQSKEDREQKERDEQIKRDQEQKEQDRARKEGIEAKKQNKNELESTGAKRIEIDRVSVEEREKGTRTPETQRRALGDTSQTFVTVPGKQTGVKGQPESGAQKPGPLREDSEQDTDRLKSQREPLMRARSEEMGRIIPGLPAGWAKFLDPITGTFRYYHSPTNTVHMYPPEMAPSSTPPSTPPTHKPKPQVTVEREREHSKLKRSYSSPDITQAIQEEEKKRIPVTPAVNRDNKPVCYTKAEISRLSASQIRNLNPVFGGSGPALTGLRNLGNTCYMNSILQCLCNAPHLADYFNRNLYQDDINRSNFLGHKGEVAEEFGVIMKALWTGQYKYISPKDFKITIGKINDQFAGYSQQDSQELLLFLMDGLHEDLNKADNRKRYKEENNDHLDDFRAAELAWHKHKQLNESIIVALFQGQFKSTVQCLTCHKKSRTFEAFMYLSLPLASTSKCTLQECLRLFSKEEKLTDNNRFYCSHCKTRRDSLKKIEIWKLPPVLLVHLKRFSYDGRWKQKLQTSVDFPLETLDLSQYVIGPKNNLKRYNLFSVSNHYGGLDGGHYTAYCKNASKQRWFKFDDHEVSEISSSSVKSSAAYILFYTSYEQRAVEMAT from the exons GATTATTTTCATTCAATTCTTGGAcctacaaatttaaaaaaagctattgaaGAAGCTGAAAGACTCTCAGACAGCCTTAAACTCAG ATATGAGGAAGCTGAAGTTCGTAAAAAACttgaagagagagacagacaagagctgcagaaaaagcaagaaCCAAAAGATGATGGAAAGAGTTCAGCCAAAAACTCCTCAGAAAGTGCTGTGGATTCCAAAGGAAAAAGCCAAAGG ATTAATGGTGAGAGGAAGCATTCACTGGAAAGAAAGGATCCGTCTGACAGTCTGAGTG GAGCAGTCACAGCTGAGAAACTGTTTGCAATGATGTCGGACAAAAATATTGAATTGATTATTATGGATGCTCGAAGATTGAAGGATTATCAGGAATCCTGTATTCCAAGATCTGTCAGCGTTCCAGAAGAAGCTATCAGTCCTGG AGTTACTGCTAGTTGGATCGAAGCTAGACTTCCAGAGGATTCCAGAGATCCATGGAAGAGGAGGGGACACTTTGATTACGTTATACTGCTAGACTGGTTTAGTTCTGCTGAAGACTTAAAACTAGGAACAACTCTTCAGAGCCTGAAAGATGCGCTTTTTAAG tggGAAAGCAAAACTATACTGCAGAATGAACCTTTAATTCTAGAAGGAGGTTATGAAAACTGGCTCCTTTGTTTTCCCCAGTATACAACAAATGCTAAAGTAACTCCACCCCAGCATAGCAGGAGTGAAGCAGTGACTGTTTCTT TGGATTTTACATATCCATCTCTGGAAGAGccagctcctcttccacctgTTGTTGCTGTAAAGCCATCTCCAACAGAAGCAattgaaaatgaagaaacaggagATAATTTGGAAGAGAGACTAAAATCACTTAACAGACCAAACGTACAGGACGCTGCTGTTCCAAAACCTGACAGTTCAATTGTAGTTAATCCAGTATCGATTACAAGAAGTATCCCTGAG GTTGATCGTACTAAAAAGCCTTCACTAAAAATCCCTGATGATAACAGACCAAAACCTGAAAGTACAGTCAGTGACAGCCAGCCTGTTGAGAATGGACGAATAGTTCCAGACCGGTCCACAAAGCCGTTATGTGATACAAAGAGCATtctgacagaagaagaaaaaagtcggGTACATGCAGAAACTGCTGCCCTATTAGAGAAAAACAGACGGGAAAAAGAACTTCGGGAGAGGCAacaagaagaacagaaagagaaactcaagcgagaaaaagaacaagaagaacaaaaagcaaaagaagaacagaaagaaaaggaacacaaaGAAAAGCTACAGCAATCCAAAGAGGACAGAGAACAGAAGGAGAGGGATGAGCAAATCAAAAGAGATCAGGAGCAAAAGGAACAAGACAGAGCACGCAAAGAAGGAAtagaagcaaaaaagcaaaataaaaatgaactagAAAGCACCGGTGCAAAAAGGATTGAGATTGACAGAGTATctgtggaagaaagagaaaagggaactCGAACACCGGAAACGCAGAGGCGTGCACTGGGTGACACATCTCAGACCTTTGTGACTGTTCCAGGCAAG CAAACTGGGGTTAAAGGACAACCAGAGAGTGGAGCTCAAAAGCCAGGACCCCTTAGAGAGGATTCTGAACAAGATACTGACAGACTTAAA TCTCAGCGGGAGCCATTAATGAGAGCGCGAAGTGAAGAAATGGGAAGGATAATACCAGGACTGCCTGCAGGCTGGGCGAAG tttctGGATCCAATCACTGGAACCTTTCGTTACTATCACTCGCCAACAAATACTGTTCATATGTATCCACCAGAAATGGCTCCTTCATCCACGCCTCCATCAACCCCTCCAACTCATAAACCCAAGCCACAGGTGACTGTTGAACGAGAAAGAGAACACTCCAAACTGAAGCGCTCCTACTCTTCCCCAGATATAACCCAAGCCattcaggaggaagagaagaaaagaatccCTGTAACTCCTGCAGTCAATCGTGACAATAA GCCAGTCTGTTACACTAAAGCAGAAATTTCAAGACTCTCTGCGTCACAAATTCGGAATCTTAATCCTGTGTTTGGGGGATCGGGACCAGCTCTTACAGGACTTCGTAATCTAGGGAACACCTGCTATATGAATTCCATACTCCAGTGTCTGTGCAATGCACCGCACCTGGCTGattattttaacagaaacttGTATCAAGATGATATTAACAG GTCAAATTTCCTGGGACATAAAGGTGAAGTGGCTGAAGAGTTTGGTGTAATAATGAAAGCTTTATGGACAGGACAGTATAAATATATCAGTccaaaagactttaaaattaCAATTGGGAAGATTAATGACCAATTTGCAGGATATAGCCAACAGGACTCCCAAGAATTGCTTCTCTTTCTAATGGACGGCTTGCATGAAGACCTAAATAAA GCTGACAACAGGaaaagatacaaggaagaaaacaatgatCATCTGGATGACTTCAGAGCAGCAGAACTGGCCTGGCACAAACACAAACAGCTCAACGAGTCCATTATTGTGGCACTCTTTCAAGGCCAGTTCAAGTCAACAGTGCAGTGTCTCACATGTCACAAGAAGTCCCGGACCTTTGAGGCTTTCATGTATTTGTCATTGCCGCTTGCATCCACTAGTAAATGTACACTGCAG GAATGCCTTAGGTTGTTCTCCAAAGAGGAAAAGCTCACTGATAACAATAGATTTTACTGTAGCCATTGCAAAACTCGGAGggattctttgaaaaaaatagaaatttggaAATTACCACCTGTTCTTCTTGTGCATTTGAAAAG ATTTTCCTATGATGGAAGATGGAAGCAAAAGCTTCAGACTTCTGTAGATTTCCCATTGGAAACTCTTGACCTTTCACAGTATGTTATTGGTCCAAAGAATAACTTGAAGAGATACAATCTGTTCTCCGTATCA AATCATTATGGCGGGTTGGATGGAGGACACTATACCGCCTACTGcaaaaatgcttcaaaacaaCGTTGGTTTAAGTTTGACGACCATGAAGTATCTGAGATCTCCTCATCATCTGTGAAATCCTCAGCTGCATATATTCTCTTTTACACTTCTTACGAACAGCGAGCAGTGGAGATGGCCACATAA